The proteins below are encoded in one region of Candidatus Eisenbacteria bacterium:
- a CDS encoding glycosyltransferase family 4 protein: MKILYVNSDPGVPLYGSKGASVHLRSMAGALARAGHEVRVLSERLGPKPPMAGDGPAFRVGAFPAGHVDALDPESAALRRNGDVREHLVCEALGWQPDFLYERYSLWGRAGVDAARMLGLPLVLEVNAPLVDEATLYRGLRHADDARRLARHVFEHASVALAVSSAVAGHVCSLGASPARVRVMPNAVERGLFESLPPRVAGHGQAAGDTLTLGFCGGLRPWHGVSDLARIFLRVRSTVPAVRLLVVGDGPARAELEQAMAAAGAADALELTGAVGHAEVPAHLARMDVALAPYPPLEPFYFSPLKLFEYQAAGLPVVASRQGDLPEYVRHGETGFLYPPGHVEAASRMVLELHADRAMAARVGAASRAGVLRDHTWDCRAAEVARIVMELASPRRVAS; the protein is encoded by the coding sequence ATGAAGATCCTGTACGTGAACTCGGACCCCGGCGTGCCGCTCTACGGCTCCAAGGGGGCCTCGGTGCACCTGCGCTCCATGGCCGGGGCGCTGGCGCGCGCGGGCCACGAGGTGCGGGTGCTGTCCGAGCGCCTGGGGCCGAAGCCCCCGATGGCCGGGGACGGGCCGGCCTTTCGAGTCGGCGCCTTCCCCGCCGGCCACGTGGACGCCCTCGATCCCGAATCGGCCGCGCTGCGCCGCAACGGCGACGTCCGCGAGCACCTGGTGTGCGAAGCGCTCGGCTGGCAGCCGGACTTCCTGTACGAACGCTACTCGCTGTGGGGCCGCGCCGGAGTGGACGCCGCACGGATGCTGGGGCTGCCCCTGGTCCTGGAGGTGAACGCGCCGCTGGTGGACGAGGCGACGCTCTACCGCGGCCTGCGCCACGCCGACGACGCCCGGCGCCTGGCACGGCACGTCTTCGAGCACGCCTCCGTGGCGCTGGCTGTTTCCAGTGCGGTGGCGGGGCACGTGTGCAGCCTGGGTGCCTCGCCCGCGCGGGTGCGGGTGATGCCCAACGCGGTGGAGCGCGGTCTCTTCGAGAGCCTTCCCCCGCGGGTCGCGGGCCACGGACAGGCGGCGGGGGACACCCTCACCCTCGGCTTCTGCGGCGGCTTGCGCCCGTGGCACGGCGTCAGCGACCTGGCGCGGATCTTCCTGCGCGTCCGCTCCACGGTGCCCGCCGTTCGCCTGCTCGTGGTGGGCGACGGTCCGGCCCGCGCCGAACTGGAGCAGGCCATGGCCGCCGCCGGGGCTGCCGACGCGCTGGAGCTCACCGGCGCCGTGGGTCACGCGGAGGTGCCCGCGCACCTGGCTCGGATGGACGTGGCCCTGGCGCCCTACCCGCCGCTGGAGCCGTTCTACTTTTCACCGCTGAAGCTGTTTGAGTACCAGGCTGCCGGCCTGCCGGTGGTGGCTTCCCGGCAGGGCGATCTTCCGGAATACGTGCGGCACGGCGAGACCGGGTTCCTCTACCCGCCCGGGCACGTGGAAGCCGCCTCGCGCATGGTCCTCGAGCTGCACGCCGACAGGGCGATGGCAGCCAGGGTGGGAGCCGCGTCACGGGCGGGGGTCCTGCGGGACCACACCTGGGACTGCCGCGCCGCCGAGGTGGCGCGGATCGTCATGGAGCTGGCGTCCCCGCGCCGGGTGGCGTCATGA
- a CDS encoding glycosyltransferase produces the protein MALRLLAYSHDTVGLGHLRRTLGICGDLVGWDPALSALIVTGSPVAEGFHLPDRVDYVKLPSVRKCGNSTYESRSLNLGFDELRRMRSSVIRDTTRGFAPDVLLVDKTPAGLKGELRATLEDLRERGSRTLRILGLREILDNPAEMRAEYEREGLWDFIAEHYDAVWVYGERGIYDTVREYEFPEAVAAKTAFVGYLPKYNGLLPREAVASELALEGRRLVVVTAGGGEDGYPLFDHYLAGLEGAPADAGVLHCLVTGPAMPAAQQAALRERAARPDVYFTNFSDHMTSLFAAADLVVTMGGYNTVTEILSLRRRAVVVPRVVPRMEQLIRAQRLASRGLVRMIHPAELTPGHLFGVVSEELSGGDSPITSTLEFRGHQGVRQELARLLKLREPDGVRDTHTVDGARASA, from the coding sequence ATGGCACTCAGACTGCTCGCGTATTCCCACGACACGGTGGGCCTCGGCCACCTGCGGCGCACGCTCGGCATCTGCGGGGACCTGGTCGGATGGGACCCCGCCCTCTCGGCCCTGATCGTCACCGGTTCCCCGGTGGCGGAGGGATTCCACCTGCCCGACCGGGTGGACTACGTGAAGCTGCCCTCGGTGCGCAAGTGCGGCAACTCCACCTACGAATCGCGTTCGCTGAACCTGGGCTTCGACGAGCTGCGCCGCATGCGCAGCTCGGTGATCCGCGACACCACACGCGGCTTCGCCCCGGACGTGCTGCTGGTGGACAAGACCCCCGCCGGGCTCAAGGGCGAGCTGCGGGCCACCCTGGAGGACCTGAGGGAGCGCGGCAGCCGCACGCTTCGCATCCTGGGCCTGCGCGAGATCCTGGACAATCCCGCCGAGATGCGCGCCGAGTACGAACGCGAGGGGCTGTGGGACTTCATCGCCGAACACTACGACGCCGTGTGGGTGTACGGGGAGCGCGGGATCTACGACACCGTGCGCGAGTACGAGTTTCCGGAGGCGGTGGCGGCGAAGACCGCCTTCGTCGGCTATCTGCCGAAATACAACGGTCTGCTGCCCCGCGAGGCGGTGGCCTCCGAGCTGGCTTTGGAGGGGCGCCGCCTGGTGGTGGTCACCGCCGGCGGCGGCGAGGACGGCTACCCGTTGTTCGATCACTACCTGGCCGGCCTGGAGGGCGCCCCCGCGGACGCCGGCGTGCTCCACTGCCTGGTGACCGGCCCGGCCATGCCGGCCGCGCAGCAGGCGGCGCTCCGCGAGCGCGCGGCGCGGCCGGATGTGTACTTCACGAACTTCTCCGACCACATGACCTCGCTGTTCGCGGCCGCCGACCTGGTCGTGACCATGGGCGGCTACAACACGGTGACCGAGATCCTCTCCCTCCGGCGTCGCGCAGTGGTGGTGCCCCGGGTGGTGCCGCGGATGGAGCAGTTGATCCGGGCGCAGCGCCTGGCCTCGCGCGGCCTGGTCCGCATGATCCACCCCGCGGAACTCACGCCCGGACATCTCTTCGGGGTGGTCTCGGAGGAGTTGTCCGGCGGGGACAGTCCCATCACCTCCACGCTCGAATTTCGCGGCCACCAGGGGGTCCGGCAGGAACTGGCACGACTCCTGAAGCTCCGCGAACCCGACGGGGTGCGGGACACGCACACCGTGGATGGGGCGAGGGCGAGCGCATGA
- a CDS encoding MFS transporter, with translation MTRDRHILYTAAFLRAVATGMSGVLTGIYLARLRFDPAQIGLVVSSGLAGAAVAALLVTLAGDRVGRRRTLVALALLGAAGVGATAIASNVTVMAVTGAPR, from the coding sequence ATGACCCGCGACCGCCACATCCTCTACACAGCAGCGTTTCTGCGCGCCGTGGCCACCGGCATGTCCGGGGTGCTGACGGGCATCTATCTCGCCAGGCTGCGCTTCGACCCCGCACAGATCGGGCTGGTGGTCAGCTCCGGCCTGGCGGGCGCGGCGGTGGCCGCCCTGCTGGTCACGCTCGCGGGCGATCGCGTGGGCCGACGGCGCACTCTGGTGGCGTTGGCGCTGCTGGGGGCAGCGGGGGTGGGCGCCACCGCGATTGCGTCGAACGTGACCGTCATGGCCGTGACCGGGGCGCCTCGCTGA
- a CDS encoding MFS transporter: protein MLPATTDDRGRTRAFAWYNVMQDAGHAVGSLAAGLPTLLHAAAGVPELESLRAGVGACAAVSLVTAALYMFLSPASEAPPTVKAVALSPESRRVVWRISSLFTMDALGGGFLTASLLSFFFFTRFGVTEGGIGLLFFAARVANAFSHLGAAWLAKRIGLVNTMVFTHIPSSLLLLTVAFAPTFAVAAALFILREGLVEMDVPTRQSYVMAVVKPEERTVASGVTHLVRLGAWAVAPAAAGLLMRGGSLAGPLVVGAGLKIAYDLMLYFAFRGVRPPEERA from the coding sequence GTGCTCCCGGCGACCACCGACGATCGGGGCCGCACGCGGGCCTTCGCCTGGTACAACGTGATGCAGGACGCCGGGCACGCCGTGGGCAGCCTGGCTGCGGGCCTGCCGACGCTGCTCCACGCGGCCGCGGGGGTGCCCGAGCTGGAGTCGCTGCGCGCCGGCGTGGGCGCGTGCGCGGCGGTCTCGCTGGTGACCGCAGCGCTGTACATGTTCCTCTCGCCCGCTTCGGAGGCGCCTCCCACGGTGAAGGCGGTGGCGCTGAGCCCGGAGAGCCGTCGCGTGGTGTGGCGCATCTCGTCGCTGTTCACCATGGATGCGCTGGGTGGCGGGTTCCTCACCGCCTCCCTGCTGTCGTTCTTCTTCTTCACGCGTTTCGGTGTGACCGAGGGTGGGATCGGGCTGCTCTTCTTCGCCGCCCGCGTGGCCAACGCCTTCTCGCACCTGGGGGCGGCGTGGCTGGCGAAGCGCATCGGGCTGGTGAACACCATGGTGTTCACGCACATCCCCTCGAGCCTGCTGCTGCTCACGGTGGCGTTCGCGCCCACCTTCGCGGTGGCCGCGGCCCTGTTCATCCTGCGCGAGGGGCTGGTGGAAATGGACGTGCCCACGCGCCAGTCCTACGTGATGGCGGTGGTGAAGCCGGAAGAGCGCACGGTGGCTTCGGGCGTGACGCACCTGGTGCGGCTGGGGGCATGGGCGGTGGCGCCTGCCGCCGCCGGGTTGCTGATGCGCGGCGGGTCGCTCGCCGGGCCGCTGGTCGTGGGGGCCGGATTGAAGATCGCCTACGATCTCATGCTCTACTTCGCCTTTCGCGGCGTGCGCCCGCCGGAGGAACGGGCGTAG
- a CDS encoding ImmA/IrrE family metallo-endopeptidase: MQPSTRERLQELGNRIQKMRIDNGLSQRELARLCGFPAHQTISMIEQGRRGVRAWEAQALAIALNQDLESLLSPGPEVAPVPALQWSAMTGRRARVGSRQKRIEAFFARKLLDYARVEDLCGLEASQWLDDFEWDWKNPSVWQAEKLAGAVAGSLDLGSRPAFALLRLLEEEFLIKVWYEDIAAVGVSACTRGPAGDGILLNSLEAPWRRNYHGARELFRLIAWPPSAPSEVPASLVSRLANTFASTLLLPHSEFDRLLARRKAATGLTFEDLFQLARDFGVSSETVLRRLEGLRRLRPEDVERLLRDSHLRAIDRQVVGASWLRAPKPPERFARLCFFAYRRGGLPRAALARLLDCELADVRGVLLSYGFDDQEDYGTAVSAG; this comes from the coding sequence ATGCAGCCCAGCACCCGGGAGCGTCTGCAGGAGCTCGGGAATCGAATTCAGAAGATGCGCATTGACAACGGCTTGAGCCAACGGGAGCTGGCGCGTCTGTGCGGGTTCCCGGCCCACCAGACCATCTCGATGATCGAGCAGGGTCGCCGCGGGGTCCGGGCCTGGGAGGCGCAGGCCCTGGCCATCGCCCTCAACCAGGATCTCGAGTCGCTGCTCAGCCCGGGGCCGGAAGTCGCGCCGGTTCCTGCCCTCCAGTGGAGCGCCATGACCGGGCGCCGGGCCCGCGTGGGAAGCCGCCAGAAGCGCATCGAGGCGTTCTTCGCCCGGAAGTTGCTGGACTACGCCCGCGTGGAAGATCTGTGCGGCCTGGAGGCATCCCAGTGGCTGGACGATTTCGAATGGGACTGGAAGAACCCTTCGGTGTGGCAGGCCGAGAAGCTGGCCGGGGCGGTGGCCGGATCGCTGGACCTGGGTTCGCGCCCCGCGTTTGCGCTGCTGCGGCTGCTGGAGGAGGAGTTCCTGATCAAGGTGTGGTACGAGGACATCGCCGCGGTGGGCGTGAGCGCGTGCACCCGCGGGCCGGCGGGCGACGGCATCCTGCTCAACTCACTGGAGGCCCCGTGGCGGCGCAACTACCACGGGGCGCGGGAGCTGTTCCGGCTCATCGCGTGGCCCCCCTCCGCGCCATCGGAGGTGCCGGCTTCGCTGGTCAGCCGGCTGGCGAACACCTTCGCCTCCACGCTGCTGCTGCCGCACAGCGAGTTCGACCGGCTGCTGGCGCGCCGCAAGGCCGCCACGGGGTTGACCTTCGAGGACCTGTTCCAGCTGGCCCGGGACTTCGGGGTGTCGTCGGAGACGGTGCTGCGGAGGCTGGAGGGCCTGCGGCGGTTGCGCCCCGAGGACGTGGAACGGCTGCTGCGGGACTCGCACCTGCGGGCCATCGACCGGCAGGTGGTCGGCGCCTCGTGGCTGCGCGCGCCCAAGCCGCCGGAGCGCTTTGCGCGGCTGTGCTTCTTCGCCTACCGGCGCGGCGGGCTGCCACGCGCGGCGCTGGCGCGGCTGCTCGATTGCGAGTTGGCGGACGTGCGGGGGGTGCTCCTGTCGTACGGGTTCGATGACCAGGAGGACTACGGGACGGCAGTCAGCGCGGGGTGA
- the lpdA gene encoding dihydrolipoyl dehydrogenase, whose amino-acid sequence MSHIQTTNSRFSCQTNLNHFLLLDIRSSWTDHDPDVAVPGESPAPRCGGSHFQGVTLSTPATYDLAIIGSGPGGYVAAIRAARLGLKTAVVEKAPKFGGTCLHWGCIPTKVLLHTADLLHEIRHADTHGIKVGAPALDLAAVHKRKTAVVDGLAQGVTGLMKRGKVALVRGHGKLGGKGRVIVSGADGKAVEELQARNIILATGSVVREFAGMETDGKTVIHSDHALNLQEVPKSMVVIGAGAVGVEFASIYKRFGADVTLVELLPRILPIEDEEVSAALQAALVKQGLKVYTSSKVQKVVKTGQGAQVIVEAPDGKTQTLETQVVLVAIGRRPVSENLGLEGTGIQVERGFVKVNECMETGEPGVYAIGDLVPTPQLAHTASAEGLLAVSRIAGKEAHPLRYDHTPNCTYCLPQVASAGLTEAKAKERGFDVRVGKFPFRGNGKASIVNEPDGFVKIVAEKKYDQVLGVHMIGPFVTDMIASACVALDHEATGESLAHVVHPHPTLSEAVMEAAEAIYGLQTHW is encoded by the coding sequence ATGTCGCATATTCAGACGACGAATTCAAGATTTTCTTGCCAAACAAATCTGAATCATTTTCTTCTACTTGACATCCGAAGTAGTTGGACAGACCATGATCCCGATGTGGCGGTGCCCGGCGAGAGCCCGGCGCCGCGATGCGGCGGATCCCATTTCCAAGGAGTCACCTTGTCCACTCCCGCCACCTACGACCTCGCCATCATCGGCAGCGGTCCCGGCGGCTACGTGGCCGCCATCCGCGCGGCCCGGCTGGGCCTGAAGACCGCGGTGGTCGAAAAGGCACCCAAGTTCGGGGGCACCTGCCTGCACTGGGGCTGCATTCCGACCAAGGTGCTGCTGCACACCGCCGACCTGCTCCACGAGATCCGCCACGCCGACACGCACGGCATCAAGGTCGGCGCGCCCGCGCTGGACCTGGCCGCGGTGCACAAGCGCAAGACCGCGGTGGTGGACGGCCTGGCGCAGGGCGTGACCGGCCTGATGAAGCGCGGCAAGGTGGCGCTGGTGCGCGGGCATGGCAAGCTGGGCGGCAAGGGGCGCGTCATCGTGAGCGGCGCCGACGGCAAGGCGGTGGAGGAGCTGCAGGCCCGCAACATCATCCTGGCTACCGGCTCGGTGGTGCGGGAGTTCGCGGGCATGGAGACCGACGGCAAGACCGTGATTCACAGCGATCACGCCCTGAACCTGCAGGAAGTGCCGAAGAGCATGGTGGTGATCGGCGCCGGCGCGGTGGGCGTGGAGTTCGCGTCCATCTACAAGCGCTTCGGCGCGGACGTCACCCTGGTCGAGCTGCTGCCGCGCATCCTGCCCATCGAGGACGAGGAGGTATCCGCGGCGCTGCAGGCCGCGCTCGTGAAACAGGGCCTCAAGGTCTACACCTCCTCGAAGGTGCAGAAGGTGGTCAAGACCGGCCAGGGCGCGCAGGTGATCGTGGAGGCGCCGGACGGCAAGACCCAGACCCTCGAGACCCAGGTGGTGCTGGTGGCCATCGGCCGCCGCCCGGTGAGCGAGAACCTGGGCCTGGAAGGCACGGGCATCCAGGTGGAGCGCGGCTTCGTGAAGGTGAACGAGTGCATGGAAACAGGGGAGCCGGGGGTATACGCCATCGGCGACCTGGTGCCCACGCCACAGCTGGCGCACACCGCGTCGGCCGAGGGCCTGCTGGCGGTCTCGCGCATCGCCGGCAAGGAGGCGCACCCCCTCCGCTACGACCACACGCCCAACTGCACCTATTGCCTGCCGCAGGTGGCCAGCGCCGGCCTGACCGAGGCGAAGGCGAAGGAGCGCGGCTTCGACGTGCGCGTGGGCAAGTTCCCGTTCCGCGGCAACGGCAAGGCCTCCATCGTGAACGAACCGGACGGCTTCGTGAAGATCGTGGCCGAGAAGAAGTACGACCAGGTGCTGGGCGTGCACATGATCGGCCCCTTCGTGACCGACATGATCGCCTCCGCCTGCGTGGCCCTGGATCACGAGGCCACCGGCGAGAGCCTGGCGCACGTGGTCCACCCGCACCCGACGCTGTCCGAGGCGGTGATGGAGGCGGCCGAGGCCATCTACGGGCTGCAGACGCACTGGTAG
- the lipB gene encoding lipoyl(octanoyl) transferase LipB: MSFETRWLGRLGYSDAMERMRAWVDERARGERADTLFTLEHPPVITLGRNARVSHLLATPERLGELGVEVHETTRGGDITFHGPGQLVGYGIVNLRERRIGPVTYMRVLEEACIRAARRYGVESGRRDGMTGVWTPRGKLVAMGVRFERGVTSHGFAFNVRTDLKFFDLIVPCGLAGEPVTSLELLTGSAPPLEELGQVVAAELERALDEAAGAAAGLDARAAEAEPGGGAGTLAGRESSAPEETLK; the protein is encoded by the coding sequence ATGAGTTTCGAAACCCGCTGGCTCGGTCGCCTCGGCTACTCGGACGCCATGGAACGCATGCGCGCCTGGGTGGACGAGCGCGCCCGCGGCGAGCGAGCCGACACGCTGTTCACCCTGGAGCACCCGCCGGTGATCACGCTGGGCCGCAACGCCCGCGTGTCGCACCTGCTGGCCACTCCCGAGCGGCTGGGCGAGCTGGGCGTGGAGGTGCACGAGACCACCCGCGGCGGGGACATCACCTTCCACGGTCCCGGCCAGCTGGTGGGCTACGGCATCGTGAACCTGCGCGAGCGCAGGATCGGGCCGGTGACCTACATGCGCGTGCTGGAGGAAGCCTGCATTCGGGCCGCGCGCCGCTACGGCGTGGAATCCGGCCGTCGCGATGGCATGACCGGCGTATGGACGCCCCGGGGCAAGCTGGTGGCGATGGGCGTGCGCTTCGAGCGCGGCGTCACCTCGCACGGCTTCGCGTTCAACGTGCGCACGGACCTCAAGTTCTTCGACCTCATCGTGCCCTGCGGGCTGGCCGGGGAGCCGGTGACCTCGCTGGAACTGCTCACCGGCTCCGCCCCGCCGCTGGAGGAACTGGGGCAGGTCGTGGCCGCCGAACTGGAGCGGGCGCTGGATGAGGCCGCCGGGGCCGCGGCCGGCCTGGATGCCCGCGCCGCGGAGGCCGAGCCCGGGGGTGGGGCAGGCACTCTTGCCGGCCGGGAATCGTCCGCCCCCGAAGAGACCCTGAAATGA
- a CDS encoding thiamine pyrophosphate-dependent dehydrogenase E1 component subunit alpha, with translation MSSTTVSAGKADPGAVSRDVALQLFRVMKLTRETDDRLERKLYRQGKIVGGCYVGRGQEAIPIGCVIALEPDDVIFPTHRELGAFIARGMSLTTLFAQYLGRADTPTRGKDGNAHIGDMSLGLINYVSHLADSVPIAAGAAWAFKARGEKRVALNFLGEGSTSRGDFYEGVNFAAIHKLPAIYVVNNNQWAYSTPTHLQMPVANVADRAPAFNIPGVIVDGNDVEAVYLAALEACARARRGDGPTLIECKTFRMTGHSAHDDAGYVPKEQFELWARKDPIQRMERRLRERGWVDDAAIAAMDAEMKKSVEAAAETALAMAYPDGSETLERVFAEPHRVKDVFPWRHTDEYKAIEIKKEKP, from the coding sequence TTGTCCTCGACCACCGTCAGCGCCGGGAAGGCCGATCCCGGTGCCGTGTCGCGCGACGTCGCCCTGCAGCTGTTCCGGGTGATGAAGCTCACCCGGGAGACCGACGACCGGCTGGAGCGCAAGCTCTACCGCCAGGGCAAGATCGTGGGCGGCTGCTACGTCGGCCGCGGCCAGGAGGCCATCCCCATCGGCTGCGTGATCGCCCTGGAGCCGGACGACGTCATCTTCCCCACGCACCGCGAACTGGGCGCGTTCATCGCGCGCGGCATGTCGCTGACCACGCTCTTCGCCCAGTACCTGGGGCGCGCCGACACCCCCACGCGCGGCAAGGACGGCAACGCGCACATCGGCGACATGAGCCTGGGGCTCATCAACTACGTCTCGCACCTGGCCGACAGCGTGCCCATCGCCGCGGGCGCGGCGTGGGCGTTCAAGGCACGCGGCGAGAAGCGCGTGGCGCTGAACTTCCTCGGAGAGGGCTCCACCAGCCGCGGCGACTTCTACGAGGGCGTCAACTTCGCGGCCATCCACAAGCTGCCCGCGATCTACGTGGTGAACAACAACCAGTGGGCCTACTCCACGCCCACGCACCTCCAGATGCCGGTGGCCAACGTGGCCGACCGCGCGCCGGCGTTCAACATCCCGGGCGTGATCGTGGACGGCAACGACGTGGAGGCGGTGTACCTGGCCGCGCTCGAGGCCTGCGCCCGGGCGCGCCGCGGCGACGGCCCCACGCTGATCGAGTGCAAGACGTTCCGCATGACCGGTCACTCCGCGCACGATGACGCCGGCTACGTGCCCAAGGAGCAGTTCGAGCTGTGGGCCCGCAAGGACCCCATCCAGCGCATGGAGCGGCGCCTGCGGGAGCGCGGTTGGGTGGACGACGCCGCGATCGCGGCCATGGACGCCGAGATGAAGAAGTCGGTGGAGGCGGCGGCCGAGACCGCTCTCGCCATGGCCTACCCCGACGGGTCGGAGACGCTCGAGCGTGTCTTCGCCGAGCCCCACCGGGTGAAGGACGTGTTCCCCTGGCGGCACACCGACGAGTACAAGGCCATCGAGATCAAGAAGGAGAAGCCCTGA
- a CDS encoding alpha-ketoacid dehydrogenase subunit beta, translating to MAATTYLEAIRQAMWEEMEADPRVFCIGEDIGMYGGAFRVTAGFLEKFGPGRVVDTPIAESQIVGSAIGAALMGMRPVVEMQFMDFVSCGFDQITQFAATNRYRWNVPCPIVVRGPSGGGVHGGPFHSQNNEMWFAQTPGLKVVCPATAYDAKGLMKAAMRDDDPVLYFEHKYLYRRIKEELPSHDFTVPIGKAEVRRPGHSITLVTYAAMLYTALEAAEVLKHDGIELEVIDLRTISPLDSDRVVESIKKTHRVIILHEDQRFGGIGGELSARIAEDALEYLDAPIRRITPPDTHVPYSPPLEEAFLPNAKDVVYVARQLARY from the coding sequence ATGGCGGCCACGACCTACCTGGAAGCCATCCGCCAGGCGATGTGGGAGGAGATGGAGGCCGACCCGCGGGTGTTCTGCATCGGCGAGGACATCGGCATGTACGGCGGCGCGTTCCGCGTCACCGCCGGCTTCCTGGAGAAGTTCGGCCCCGGGCGCGTGGTGGACACGCCCATCGCCGAGTCGCAGATCGTGGGCAGCGCCATCGGCGCGGCCCTGATGGGCATGCGCCCGGTGGTGGAGATGCAGTTCATGGACTTCGTCTCCTGCGGCTTCGACCAGATCACCCAGTTCGCGGCCACCAACCGGTACCGCTGGAACGTGCCGTGCCCCATCGTGGTGCGCGGGCCCTCCGGCGGCGGGGTGCACGGCGGCCCGTTCCACTCGCAGAACAACGAGATGTGGTTCGCGCAGACGCCCGGCCTCAAGGTGGTATGCCCGGCCACGGCCTACGACGCCAAGGGCCTGATGAAGGCCGCCATGCGCGACGACGACCCGGTGCTCTACTTCGAGCACAAGTACCTCTACCGCCGCATCAAGGAGGAACTGCCCTCGCACGATTTCACCGTGCCCATCGGCAAGGCCGAGGTGCGCCGTCCCGGGCACAGCATCACGCTGGTCACCTACGCGGCGATGCTCTACACCGCGCTGGAAGCGGCCGAGGTGCTCAAGCACGACGGCATCGAACTGGAAGTGATCGACCTGCGCACCATCAGCCCGCTGGACAGCGACCGCGTGGTGGAGAGCATCAAGAAGACGCACCGCGTGATCATCCTCCACGAGGACCAACGGTTCGGCGGCATCGGCGGCGAGCTCAGCGCGCGCATCGCCGAGGACGCTCTCGAGTACCTGGACGCGCCCATCCGCCGGATCACGCCGCCGGACACGCACGTCCCGTATTCGCCACCGCTCGAGGAGGCGTTTCTGCCGAACGCGAAGGATGTCGTCTACGTCGCCCGCCAGCTGGCGCGGTATTGA
- a CDS encoding 2-oxo acid dehydrogenase subunit E2: MSTKIVMPQMGESIAEGTITKWLKKVGDKVERDEPLFEISTDKVDSVIPAPAGGVLLSIAVQEGETVEINTEVGLIGEAGEAAGAAPAKAAAPAPAAAAAAPAAPAASAASAAAAAPAAPAATALVAAAPTAPRPAAGPVTQKRDEGGRVLTSPLVRNMAKEQGVDLAQVPGTGYQNRVTKEDVERFVKSGAPAAAALAAGPVAAAPAAAARPAATAAAGAHAAAGSYTAFEVPVTPLPGDVWEPLNHVQKRMADHMWRAKQLIPHVTTVFEFDVTRIVEIRNREKKRFEAETGTKLTYMPFFAKAVVEALKKMPLMNASLQGDQIVYHREVNLGIAVALDWGLIVPVVRNAEEKSFLGLARSIADLATRARGKQLKPEEIMGGTFNITNPGVFGSLFGTPIIAPPQSGILDLGAIKKRPVVVESEAGDSIAIRHMQYVAVAFDHRIMGGAEADKFMNLIRERIEGWSESIY; the protein is encoded by the coding sequence ATGAGCACGAAGATCGTCATGCCGCAGATGGGCGAGTCCATCGCCGAAGGCACGATCACCAAGTGGCTGAAGAAGGTCGGCGACAAGGTGGAGCGCGACGAGCCGCTGTTCGAGATCTCCACCGACAAGGTGGACTCGGTGATCCCCGCGCCCGCCGGCGGCGTGCTGCTGAGCATCGCGGTGCAGGAGGGCGAGACCGTCGAGATCAACACCGAGGTGGGGCTCATCGGCGAAGCCGGTGAGGCGGCCGGAGCCGCGCCGGCGAAGGCTGCCGCGCCTGCGCCCGCTGCCGCGGCCGCTGCGCCCGCTGCGCCCGCTGCGTCCGCTGCGTCCGCCGCGGCCGCTGCGCCAGCTGCGCCCGCGGCCACCGCACTGGTCGCCGCTGCGCCCACCGCGCCCCGGCCCGCGGCCGGCCCCGTGACGCAGAAGCGCGACGAGGGCGGTCGCGTGCTCACCTCGCCGCTGGTCCGCAACATGGCCAAGGAGCAAGGGGTGGACCTGGCGCAGGTGCCCGGCACCGGTTACCAGAACCGCGTGACGAAGGAGGACGTGGAGCGCTTCGTGAAGAGCGGGGCGCCCGCCGCCGCGGCGTTGGCCGCCGGCCCGGTCGCCGCTGCGCCTGCCGCGGCCGCGCGTCCCGCCGCCACGGCTGCCGCCGGCGCCCACGCCGCCGCGGGCTCCTATACCGCGTTCGAAGTGCCGGTGACGCCGCTGCCGGGCGACGTGTGGGAGCCGCTGAACCACGTGCAGAAGCGCATGGCCGACCACATGTGGCGCGCCAAGCAGCTCATCCCGCACGTCACCACGGTGTTCGAGTTCGACGTCACCAGGATCGTGGAGATCCGCAATCGCGAGAAGAAGCGCTTCGAGGCCGAGACCGGCACCAAGCTCACCTACATGCCCTTCTTCGCCAAGGCGGTGGTGGAAGCCCTGAAGAAGATGCCGCTCATGAACGCCTCGCTGCAGGGCGACCAGATCGTCTACCACCGCGAGGTCAACCTGGGCATCGCCGTGGCGCTGGACTGGGGCCTGATCGTGCCGGTGGTGCGCAACGCCGAGGAGAAGTCGTTCCTGGGCCTGGCGCGCTCCATCGCCGACCTGGCGACGCGCGCGCGCGGCAAGCAGCTCAAGCCCGAAGAGATCATGGGCGGCACGTTCAATATCACCAACCCCGGTGTGTTCGGCAGCCTGTTCGGAACGCCGATCATCGCGCCGCCGCAGTCCGGCATCCTGGACCTGGGAGCGATCAAGAAGCGCCCGGTGGTGGTGGAGAGCGAGGCCGGCGACTCCATCGCCATCCGCCACATGCAGTACGTGGCCGTGGCCTTCGACCACCGCATCATGGGCGGCGCCGAGGCGGACAAGTTCATGAACCTGATCAGGGAGCGGATCGAAGGCTGGAGCGAGTCGATCTACTAG